GGAGCAGTATTTTCGCTGGAGCACCGCGGGTCCCCGCGAAGGCGAAGCTGTCTTCGTTTCCGGCAACCCCGGCACAACCGGGCGGATGCTGACGCTCGCACAACTCGAGTTTTTGCGCGACGTTCCCTATCCCTTCGTGCTGAAGACTCTTGCGCGGCGCCGGCAATTGTTGCAGGCTTTCGCCGTCCGCGGGCCAGAGGAGGCGCGCATCTGCAACGACCAGCTCTTTGACGTCGAAAATAGCCTGAAGGCGTACACCGGCTTTCAGTCTGGCTTGACCGACAAGAACCTGATGGCGAAGAAGGCGGCAGGGGAAAAAGAGTTGCGTGGCCAGGTCGCCGCCGACCCCCGGAAGCAAAAGGAGTTCGGCGCCGCCTGGGATGCGATTGCCCAGGCACAGAAGAAGTATCGGGCGTTCTACCATCGCTATTACATGCTGGAGCGCCAGCTTGCGTTGCGCTCCAGGCTTTTCGAGATAGCCAGGGACATTGTGCGGCTTGTAGAAGAAAAGACGAAGGCGAACGAGAAGCGGTTGCGCGAATACCGCGACAGCAATCTTCCTTCTCTCGAGCAGGAGCTTTTTTCCACGGCCCCCCTCTACGATTCGCTTGAGACGGTGATCCTGACCGACGTGCTCGCTCAACTGCGCGAGATGCTAGGGGCCGAGGATGCGCTGTTGCGGAAGGCCCTTGGGGACGGAACAGCGGAAAGCGTGGCTACCCGGCTCGTCTCGGAAACCAAGCTGAAGGATGTTGACCTTCGGAAAGCGCTTGTGGAGGGTGGGCGGGAGGCGGTAGAAGCTTCCACCGACCCGATGATCCAGTTCGCCAGGCTTTTTGATCCCGATGCGCGGGCCGCGCGCAAGCAATTCGAAGATGAAGTGGAGAGCGTTGAGACAGTCAATGGCGCCTTGATTTCGAAAGCCCTTTTCGCCATCCGCGGCACAAGCCTTTACCCGGACGCCACGTTCACCCTGCGCCTGGCCTTTGGGCAGGTGAAGGGATACAGGGAAGGCGGCAAGAAGATTCCTTACACGACCACGTTTCGCGGCCTTTACGGACGCGCAACAGGAAAACCACCCTACAAGCTGCCCAAGAGCTTTGTCGAGAAAAAGTCGGCTCTCAACTTTAGTACGCCGTTTAACTTCGTTGCCACGCCGGACATCCACGGGGGGAACTCGGGGAGTCCGGTGGTCAACCAAGCGGGGGAAATCGTAGGTCTTATTTTTGACGGCAATATCCAGTCGCTTCCCGATCGGTTTGTTTATACCGACGAACAGGCCAGGGCGGTGTCGGTTCATTCAGAAGCCATTGTTGAAACTCTGCGAAAAATCTACGGCGCTCGGGCGCTGGCCGACGAATTGAAACCCCCCGGGCAGCGACCGGGGAAGTGAGGTTGTGGAAAGGGAGGCGGATTCCAAGCAGCGCCGGGGGCAGGCTTGCCGCGAATTGTTCAACGTGTTGCGCCTCCAGTTTTTTTGGGAGTTGTGCTGAGGCTCTTGGGCGTGCTGCCCGGCTCTGGCGGACTGCCTGAGAGTAACCCTTTCGAGGACTCAGGTGAGAGGTGTTCCTGTCCTTCCCTTGGCCTTCTGCTATAATTTTTGGAGGCGATGTGCCGAGGGTTGCATGAGGGCCCGCGTGGGTTTGGTTTTTATTGCTTTTCTCTCCCTGGTGCCGGTTCGCACAGAGTGCCAATCGCTGTTGATCCTTCCCTTTGAAAATCGCACGGGGGATCCCCAACTCGAATGGGTTGGGGACGCCATGCCTGAGCTATTGGCGGAAACGTTGAGTTCGCCCGGGCGCTACGTCATCACTCGCGAAGAGTGGGTGAATGCCGCCGAGCGGACTGGCCTGCCCTCGTCCACCCATTTCAGCCGGGCCACCATGGTGAAACTCGGCGAAGAACTTGATGCCGATCAGCTCGTCCTCGGCGAGTTTGAGGGAAAACACGGGATCATTTGGATGGCTGCGAAAATTTTGAACTTTCGCAATCTGTCACTCAGCCCGGCGGTGACCGCCTCAGGTCCGGTGGACGAGCTTGTCGCGGTCGGCACGACCCTGGCGTGGCAGCTTGCCAGGCAAATGGATTCGGCTTTTGAGCCGAGCGGGGAGGAGTTTGCTCGCCGCCAGGAAGCGATACCGCTGGCTGCGGTTGAACATCTTGCCCGCAGCTCTCGGAGTGCAAGCGCGATCGAACAGGTCAAGCTCCTTCGCGAAGCGCTCCGCGCAGCTCCCCGGTATCTTCCGGCTGTGTTTCAGCTTGCGCTGACGATGTTTCAGCAAAAGGATCTGAGCGTCGCCGTCGGCGGTTTCAGCAAGATTCCAGCCGAGGACCGGCGGTATGCTGAAGCCAATTTCTATCTGGGTCTTAGTTATCTCGGGTTGAACGAGCCGGCGAAAGCGCAGGCCGCATTCCTCAACGCAGTCCAGCGCGCGCCGGTGGCCCCGGTGTTCAACAACCTGGCGGTGGCGGCAGCGAGACTGGCCGATGGAAAAAAGGCAGGCGAATACCTTTCCCGGGCGCGCGAACTGGATGAAAGCAGCAGCGAGGTCCTTTTCAATACCGGCCTGAATGCCTGGCGAGCCGGAGATGCCGCAGAAGCGGCCCCATGGCTGCGGGCGGTGGTTCAAGAGAATCCGCAAGATGTGCTGGCGCGGCGACTCCTGATGGCATCCGCCGAAAAACTTCCCCCAGGTGCAGATGAGGCCTCAAAGCAGCCAGTGCTCAGCGAACTGGCCAAGGACAGGGCGGCGGCTCCAACCGAGAAGGAACTTGCCGTAGCCGACCGTCTTGTCTTTCAATGGGACGAAACGGCGGCGAGGTTTGCCGTTCTGGAAAGCGCGCCAGGGTCGGATGCGGCAGCCCGGCCTACGCACGAGGAGCGCCACCTGCGCCGCGGGCAGGAGGCGCTGGCCAGCGGAGACCTGGAAAACGCCCGCCAGGAGCTCTCTCAAGCTCTTCTGCTCGACCCAAATTCTTTTGAGGCGCACTATGACCTGG
The Candidatus Acidiferrales bacterium DNA segment above includes these coding regions:
- a CDS encoding S46 family peptidase translates to MSKFHSGIVLSILLLVTATATLADEGMWTFNNFPKSQIKQRYGFEITDAWLDHVRLSSVRFNNGGSGSFVSPDGLVMTNHHVGADCIQKLSTKEKDYIRDGFYAAARNEEAKCPDLELNVLVGIEDVTRQVKEAAKPEMGEAEINQAQKAAMSRLEKDCASRTGLRCDVVTLYRGGAYDLYTYKKYTDVRLVFAPEFNIAFFGGDPDNFAYPRYNLDVAFFRTYENEKPARLEQYFRWSTAGPREGEAVFVSGNPGTTGRMLTLAQLEFLRDVPYPFVLKTLARRRQLLQAFAVRGPEEARICNDQLFDVENSLKAYTGFQSGLTDKNLMAKKAAGEKELRGQVAADPRKQKEFGAAWDAIAQAQKKYRAFYHRYYMLERQLALRSRLFEIARDIVRLVEEKTKANEKRLREYRDSNLPSLEQELFSTAPLYDSLETVILTDVLAQLREMLGAEDALLRKALGDGTAESVATRLVSETKLKDVDLRKALVEGGREAVEASTDPMIQFARLFDPDARAARKQFEDEVESVETVNGALISKALFAIRGTSLYPDATFTLRLAFGQVKGYREGGKKIPYTTTFRGLYGRATGKPPYKLPKSFVEKKSALNFSTPFNFVATPDIHGGNSGSPVVNQAGEIVGLIFDGNIQSLPDRFVYTDEQARAVSVHSEAIVETLRKIYGARALADELKPPGQRPGK
- a CDS encoding tetratricopeptide repeat protein translates to MGLVFIAFLSLVPVRTECQSLLILPFENRTGDPQLEWVGDAMPELLAETLSSPGRYVITREEWVNAAERTGLPSSTHFSRATMVKLGEELDADQLVLGEFEGKHGIIWMAAKILNFRNLSLSPAVTASGPVDELVAVGTTLAWQLARQMDSAFEPSGEEFARRQEAIPLAAVEHLARSSRSASAIEQVKLLREALRAAPRYLPAVFQLALTMFQQKDLSVAVGGFSKIPAEDRRYAEANFYLGLSYLGLNEPAKAQAAFLNAVQRAPVAPVFNNLAVAAARLADGKKAGEYLSRARELDESSSEVLFNTGLNAWRAGDAAEAAPWLRAVVQENPQDVLARRLLMASAEKLPPGADEASKQPVLSELAKDRAAAPTEKELAVADRLVFQWDETAARFAVLESAPGSDAAARPTHEERHLRRGQEALASGDLENARQELSQALLLDPNSFEAHYDLADVYRRLRRPTEAIRQLKAALFGRNSVKARLLLANVYLDEKKWSEAETEAKNALRLDASNKEAQELLAIAVARSRQQPERGAEKAP